The following nucleotide sequence is from Coffea eugenioides isolate CCC68of chromosome 3, Ceug_1.0, whole genome shotgun sequence.
TTTGAGTTAAAGATCATAACTTTTAGTGATATTAAAAGCATTTGCGGCTGTAATGTGTTATTAAATATCTCTTGATGAACATATCACTGTTACATGTCTTTCTCTACACACATAGAAGATGATTGATCCCGCCATTGTAAATATCATGCTAAGAAGAATTTCCCAAAACATAGTGTGCTCATCCAATTTTTTTCTGTCTCTGTCTGTCTGTCTGTCTGTCTGTCTGTCTCTCTGTATTATATGTTGCGGCAGAAGTATTCAGATTAAAAACCTGATCTTGTAGGAGGAAATGGCACGCAGTTTCTGCAAAAGATGGTTAGGTGGAAGGCAGAGCATAAATAACTTAATAACTAAAACAGATCTTAGATGAATCAAAAGTATGTGGCTGCCCCATCAGTTCTCTAGGGGTGACAAGAAGCCTTGATGAGACTGTTAATAAGGACTGTAGTCAAGTTACTTTAGCTTCCTTGGGATATTCGTGTATTTATCCTGGCCACTTGATGAGAAAATGCTTGTAAATTGTCTGTAGAATTTGCTTATCATTTGCCATTATGTAGATACGTTACCCTAGCCATTTGATGGGAGAATGTCATTAAAAATTGCCTGTAAATGCTAATTATCATCTCGTTTGCCAATTGCTAAGTTGTATGTCTTGTGCGTGTAGGTGTGGTGAATCAGCTGCTAAGAGTGTTTTTTCCAATTTCTCACTTGTACTAAGTGAGGAACCCTTTGAAGAACCAGAAACAATGGATATGGGTGTAATTTATGGGGAAGAGAAGTTTAGGTCATTTGATAATGATGGACTGGAAGACGAAGATAATGATATTGATGATCAGCTGCATTTTCCTCCAGAAGATAAAGAAATTGACATTTCGAAGCCTATAAGAGATATATTGCATGTAGAAATCACCATTGATGCAATTTGTGACCCAAAATGTAAAGGCATATGCCTCAGATGTGGTACGAATCTTAATATAGGTAGCTGCAAATGCAGGACGCAGGATACAGCTGAAAAACATTACGGTCCCCTTGGAAATTTGAGGAAACAAATGCAGCAGAGCTAAGACCTTTTATTTCTATGTCAAATTACATGATATTGTTGTTAAGTACTCAAATTGATCGGTCCTCATCTTTCCATAACTGTGATGAGATAAATGTAGAGATTTTGCTTTTCTTGCTTGTGCGGCGTGATGAGATAAATGTAGAGATTTTACCTTGGCTGTTGCTATCCTCTAATAAATGAGATTACCTGAGTGTTCATGGATGGTTGTCTTATGCATTTGGCAGAATCATGTTTCATTCATTTCTTTAAAAATGTTCATTAAGCATTCAATATTGGCAACTCTCATAAAATGGTTTGTGCAAAAAACCTGATATGGAAAAGATATACAAAAGAAGGTAGAAGAAAATCAACATCTTTCCTGCGCAAAATGTTGGAAATTGTGTTTGTGAATGATTTAAACAAACTAACCAAAGATTAAAGATCAAGATACTGCAGCATGGTGCAAAGTGATTTTATGAATTAATTGTGCCACGCGTGCTTCACTATTAACCGAAAGGTAATCATCCATGATCAAAGGTTAAATATGAAATCGATTGAAATAAGGTCCTACCATACCCTATCTATTGGGCCAAAATCTTTGAGGAACACTTCGCATTACCAAGGAACACAAATTGGGTACTTTGGATCCAGCACTAGACGGGAATAGGCCAGATGCGGGATTGCGAAGTAACTTGTTTCCTACAACGGAAACACACCACAaatgatgatgaaattaaagtTTGTAGcagcaaaattcaaaattaaagttTATAGCTACCAAATTAACTACACAAAATACTGCACTGAGTAGAAGGAAACTAAAAGACTAAGAACTAATAAAGGATGGTAACAAGGAACGATTTACTATTCTCCTCtttattttctgcatttgttTTATGCTGTTCCTTGGCTTGAAAATTCCAGTGGAAAAATGTTTTCTACATGATTGCTCACAGTAGCACTTGCATCATAGGAAAGGAGATTACCAGCTGCTATGCTAGGCATCCCAGGACAAGAAATATTGCTGGTCCTTAAATTTTCTGTTTCCAGATTGTAAAATACTAACTGCAACATGTCATGGTACCCCAATTTTGTAGTCATCAAGATTTCACTAGTTTTGTGCGTTGTCCCTATGACTTCAAGTCTGGAAACTGGAATTCTTGGCAATTTGATTACATTCTTGGCCCAATTTTTATCCTCCTTGTTGAATATCCATAGCTTCAACAAATTATGACAAAATGGTTTTCTGTATACGATGGCAAGATCATCTCCAATCCGTGTCACTTGACGAATTCTTTTAGTCCTTTTGGGAGGAAAAACCATCCCAAACTTCTCCTCCCCAACATGAAAATATTGTATAGCTCTTTCACCATCTACGAACAATTCATCTTTCCAATAAATACATCCATCCACACAAATTGTCCCCTTCTTGAATTTCTCCAGTAGTGGTTTGTTGCCCATCGTCCTCCACAAATTCGTTCCAATTGTAAGAATCCTCCACTTAACTTGCCTGCCGAAATCCAAAGTGCAGAGCACTTTATATTCCTTCCTATGAGGATCAAATCCCAGAAACATTGATGGATAACGGAATTGTAGTGGACGCTGATAAGGAAGCGTTACCTTTTCCCCGGTGGTAATATTCAGCATCTTAAGTTGATAATCTTTCCGGTCGAAGAAACAGATGAGACCATTGACAATATCTGTGCATGGTGAAGATTGCTGGAAGTTATGAGTAGGGAGTCCAGCTGTGAAGGCGGCTTCAAGATTTGTAGGGAAGATTGATCGGATCGTTGAAAAGTTTTTTCTAAGATAGAATATAAGATAGGAGGCATCAGGCCGAGTTTGTGAGACTTTGTAGTGCAAATTAGCAAGGAAGGggctggaaattagggttttccaagaCTTACAAACGCACTTGAGTCGCATAAGAGGCTTTGCTGGAATTCTTTTGAATATGTTCAAGAGAATATCATCCGGGAGTTGAAGCTCCAAATCCCCTCTTCTCTTCCTCTTTCCCATGATCAAAGTAATTGGATCTGAGTTTGTTGTTGTTATGTTTCGCTCTTCTGTCTTTTTTTTATTAGTGTAaggttttgggggggggggggggggagagtcTCTCTTGTTATTTCTGAGTGATCAGGAAAAAAGTTGAAGAGGTAGTGAAGAATTCTTCTTAGGGTACGTAATTAACAAGGGAAATTagagaaaaaaatatagaagAGACGGTTAGGTAAGAGCTGGTACAAAAGGGGATTAAAAAGGGAACTTCTTCGTTCATTGGAAGAGATCACGAGAAAATATTGGGGAGAATTATAGTTTCGGTTTCCAATATTTGCCATGTGTGTCCAATTGGTCTCTAGTGTATCTGTCAAAATAAATTTAGTCcccaaagtttgtgagtttagGCAAATTTGAGACAATTAATAGAAATTGAACAATGACTAACGGTGAACATTGAATTGCCGTTAGTCAACAATTTTAACTTTGAATTTTGGTCATCGATGTTTGGATTttgaataattattttttcctaaattttaaattattatattAAGGGTTTTAGCATGATTTGAGTTGCAAATTAAATAGGTAATAAGAATTCTAATTAAACTTCTCCTCTTACATTTATTTCACTTATTCATGCCAAATATATCTGATATGTTTCATTTTTCTGCAGTTAGTCTTAAATTTGGTATAATTTATGTGTATAATTATTTCTCactattaataaataattgatATTGtgtttttagtatttttatttctAGCAATATTTGAATAAACTTAACTATATATCTTTTcaaaatataaggaatataACGTTTTGGCAAATTAAGTTGatctttttttttgcattttaaacAATTTatcaattgaatttgaaatgaaattgacaTTTTATACCCATTATATGAACTATTAAATGATTATCAAGGTACATagatattaaaataaatactttAAAGCTAAAGTATTGGAACGTTGGATTTTAATTGGTAGaaaagacaacaaaaaaaataaaaggaagctttcaaaaaaaaagaaaaaatcgtTTAAAACATCTCtcaaattttacaaaatgactttttttgtttttcatttttaaaagtgtacttttacgtcctttacaaattcacattgatcaaatttggtccctatctaggtttccgactagtttttggtCGGAATCCATCACGTGtcttgcacgtgatcattttttaaaggcaaaattgtcaaatcaaaatttacataatccgattcatagtcccttacatttcataaaattaattttttttgtcccttacatttcacaacaaaatgaattatttcgtccctcatatttcataaaatgaattttttcatccctcatattttataaaataaattttttcatccatCATTAATCATGTGcatgaataaattttttttaaactcatgtatatatctatttaatctCACCTGAACAATACGAAttgcatgtaatatatctctatttgatttcatctgaacgtactgttcaggtgaaattaaatagatacaTATAGagagtttaaaaaattattagtttttggcttatgtttattttcttttactcaaaaattgaaaataaagaagataattaattctaaacattatcaagtgtttatatcaaattaaattttgacaaaaaaaataaacaaagaaaaagtatgacaaaagaagtaagtgattgacactttcaaattttaagacaatcaAAAGGCAAGAAATTCAACTATTGGTTTTAAAGGTGGCgagtaaaaattttaaatttaaactgCAATTTGTTAGCATAACTATAGACTTCGAATTAGGACCGATTAATTAGATGACCTTATTACACAACTCAATTaat
It contains:
- the LOC113766585 gene encoding putative F-box protein At5g52610; protein product: MGKRKRRGDLELQLPDDILLNIFKRIPAKPLMRLKCVCKSWKTLISSPFLANLHYKVSQTRPDASYLIFYLRKNFSTIRSIFPTNLEAAFTAGLPTHNFQQSSPCTDIVNGLICFFDRKDYQLKMLNITTGEKVTLPYQRPLQFRYPSMFLGFDPHRKEYKVLCTLDFGRQVKWRILTIGTNLWRTMGNKPLLEKFKKGTICVDGCIYWKDELFVDGERAIQYFHVGEEKFGMVFPPKRTKRIRQVTRIGDDLAIVYRKPFCHNLLKLWIFNKEDKNWAKNVIKLPRIPVSRLEVIGTTHKTSEILMTTKLGYHDMLQLVFYNLETENLRTSNISCPGMPSIAAGNLLSYDASATVSNHVENIFPLEFSSQGTA